In Asticcacaulis sp. SL142, the sequence CTGCTCGGAAAAGTTGATAGTGTCATAAAGATTACGGCCATCCTTAAGGCGCAGCAGAGCCTCATGGTGGTGGACCGTACGGTCATAAAGACGCACGATCGGCTGGTAGACAATCTGGAAATCACCATTGTCGATGACCGATTTGATCGACGAAAACTCAGCCACCGTGTCTTCCATGGCCGCTTCCAGACTGGCCTCAATTGTCGGCGGGACCTGATCAGGTGATTTGGCGAAGGTTTGGGTGATATAGGCCAGCGCCTTTTTAATCGCCGCGTGATCCAGATTGCCGGTCTTAAGATGGATCGACATCATCTTGGGCCCCAGCGCCCCGCTTTTCAGGCCGACAGCCTGCCCTACCGCATCGATTTCAGCCATTAGCCGTGCTTCAGCCTGCTGGTCATTGGCCGGTGTCAGGACCCCAAAACTATCATCAGGCAGGGCCGCACCATGGCCAGATATGGAATTTGCCCGCAGCACGGCAGCCACTTCCTGCATCAGCAGGGTCTGCTGATCGGCGTTTAAGGTCGTACGCACCTTGGTCAGCCCTTTAAGCTTGACCAAGGTCATGTCGAGATCAACATCTTTTGACGCGCCGGCGCGGATGATATCGATCGCCAGTTCGTTAAAGCGTTCCGCCGTCATCAGCCCGGCATCGTTATGTTCGACATTATCCGGCCGGATATTGTTGAGGATGCTCAAGGTCAGGTGAATTTCCTCAGCCCGTGACGGGATAAAGCACGCCCCGACATTGACCAGCATAGCCGCCTTGCCGTCAGAGCGCAAATAGACGGCGACCGGATCAATTCGGCCTTTAGTAGTTGTATCTTTTAGCTTTCGGTGCAGAAAAGCCTGATCCTGCGGCTGGAAAAGGTCGATGACCGAGCGGCCTTTGAGGGCGCCCCCTTCTGCCCCCAAAAGTGTGCGGGCCGCACCTACGACGGATTTGATGGTCAGATCAAGACCGACCTCAATCAGAAGATCCGCCGCCGCCAAAGAGTAGGCAATATAGCTATCTCTCTGCGCTTTATAATTCTCACTCATACTGCAGGCCTTTTGCCATGCATGCCGCGCCCGCGACCTGCCCCGATACTCAGAGCTAAAATCGTATACGCGTTAATCTTTATAAATTTACTAATGGCGATACAGCGGGCTAAGGCGAAGACTTAAGGCCGCCATGACTTTGATGACGCACGGAATAAGCGCGTAAAATAGCGGCAGATACCCCCCGGTGTCTGCCCCCCGGCTGATAGCCAAACCCTGCCAGCGCAGGCAGGCTAAGGCCCGTGGCCAACGACAAAGCCAGCTTTGATAAAAAGGCCAGCAGGGCATAATACCGGCTGGCGGCCGTTTCATGGCCGCTGGCCTCCAGCCGGTCGGCAATGATCGCTGACGGCAAGGCCAAATCAGCCCCGAACGCTGTGCCCGACAATATACACACGACAGCAAAGGCGATGATGGCATCCGCAGGCAGGACAAACGCCCACACAAAGGTCAGGCTGGCCAACACCATGCTCAGACCCCAGGCTCGGCCTTTGCCAAAGCGGTTTGATATACGCTGCCACAGAGGCATGGCGGCGGCCCCGCTGACGAAATAGAGGATAAGAAACAAGCCAGTAAAGGCTTCGGCCCGTAGGTGATCGCGGACATAAAATATGATCAACACCGCCGGTATGGCTGAGGCCAAACTGCTCAGGCCATAGGTCAGGGTGAACCGCCGCAACCACGGTTCGCGCACAAGGCTTAGGTAGTTCAGCGACACCACCTTGGCTGGACGCGCCATCGCCGCCTTACCCGACCAGCGCCAGAACGCCGCCACGCCGACAACGAGGCTGATCAGGCACAGCACCGACAGCCAATGAAAAGCCGCCCCCGACGCCATCGACCGTACAAGGACTGTGGGCGTCACCGACCCCAGCAATAACCCGATCAGGCCCAAGCCTTCGCGCACCCCGGCGACCTTGACGCGCTCAGAGCTTTCCACCTGCCACAGGCCGCCCATCGCCTGCAGATTAATGCCGACCATCGAAAAGCCGGTGGTGCAAATAAGGATGCTAATGGCCATCCATAAAAGCGGCTCACCAACGGGATGGAACAGCATCCAGAACCCGGCCCCCAGCAGCACCGCCCCGATCAAAACGATCAGCCGGCGCAGATGATGAAACCGGTCGCTCAAACTCCCAATCAGCGGATCCTGCACGGCATCGATGAGCCGCAAGCCCACCAGCACCGCCCCCATAGCCGCCAGCGGCACGCCAAGATCGGTCGCATAGTAATCCGGGGCATGGATAAACAGCGGCAAACCGGCAAACGCCACCGGCAGAGCCAGCAGGCCATAGGTCAAAAGGTTCAAGGCGTTTGGTCGCATATACTCCCTACGCTTTCACGCCCGCTGGGGATCACCGATCATTGACAGCCGCTGCTGGATATTGGCAAACATCGCTATATCTCAAAAGGGATTCCCATGCCGCAATTGCCCGTCAGCGTCACCACCATCGGCCTACTGATCGCCTCCAACATCTTCATGACCTTTGCATGGTACGGCCACCTTAAGTTCAAGACCGAAAAGTTATGGGTGGTTATTCTGGTCAGTTGGGGGATCGCGTTTTTCGAATACACTCTGATGGTGCCGGCCAACCGCATCGGCTACGGCACGTTCAATGCCGTACAGCTCAAGACGATCCAGGAAGTGATTACCCTGACGATATTTGCGGCGTTTTCGGTCTGGTATCTGGGTGAGCCACTCAAATGGACGACGGTGATTGGCTTTACCCTGATCGCGGCAGGGGCCGCGTTTATATTCTATAAGCCTTAAAGCCGCCCCAATCCGATCATACCGTCCACAGGTAGTTAGTCCCCTGTACATTTGCGTTCGCCGGTCTGTTTAAGCCTTGCTTGAAAAGAAAGCCCGCCCATGCGCTCATATTCCCACCACGCCTTTTCACGCCGGGCAGCTCTGGCTATGGTTATGTCGACCGCAGCCTTTCCCACGCGTGCCGCCCCATCAGGCCGGGTGGTGGATGAGATCCTGTCATCCGCGCACTTTGCCCATAACCTGATCGGTATAAGCCCGGACCGCCGCGTAAGCATCTATTTGCCGCCGTCCTATGGCACTGGCCGTAAGCGCTATCCGGTCATCTATTATCTGCATACCTTTTTTGAAGACCACCGCACCGTCTTTGATCAGCATGGCGTTCAGACGCTTTTAGAGACCGCTTTTGAGCGCGGTGACATGGGCGAGGCCATTCTGGTCAGCGCTGATTTTTCCACGCCCGTCGTCCATTCGATCTATACCAACTCATCGATTACCGGAAATTGGGAAGACTTTCTGGTTCAGGAACTGGTGTCCTATATCGACGCTAATTATCGAACTTTGGCGGAACCGG encodes:
- a CDS encoding DMT family protein, which gives rise to MPQLPVSVTTIGLLIASNIFMTFAWYGHLKFKTEKLWVVILVSWGIAFFEYTLMVPANRIGYGTFNAVQLKTIQEVITLTIFAAFSVWYLGEPLKWTTVIGFTLIAAGAAFIFYKP
- a CDS encoding MFS transporter codes for the protein MRPNALNLLTYGLLALPVAFAGLPLFIHAPDYYATDLGVPLAAMGAVLVGLRLIDAVQDPLIGSLSDRFHHLRRLIVLIGAVLLGAGFWMLFHPVGEPLLWMAISILICTTGFSMVGINLQAMGGLWQVESSERVKVAGVREGLGLIGLLLGSVTPTVLVRSMASGAAFHWLSVLCLISLVVGVAAFWRWSGKAAMARPAKVVSLNYLSLVREPWLRRFTLTYGLSSLASAIPAVLIIFYVRDHLRAEAFTGLFLILYFVSGAAAMPLWQRISNRFGKGRAWGLSMVLASLTFVWAFVLPADAIIAFAVVCILSGTAFGADLALPSAIIADRLEASGHETAASRYYALLAFLSKLALSLATGLSLPALAGFGYQPGGRHRGVSAAILRAYSVRHQSHGGLKSSP
- a CDS encoding EAL domain-containing protein, with product MSENYKAQRDSYIAYSLAAADLLIEVGLDLTIKSVVGAARTLLGAEGGALKGRSVIDLFQPQDQAFLHRKLKDTTTKGRIDPVAVYLRSDGKAAMLVNVGACFIPSRAEEIHLTLSILNNIRPDNVEHNDAGLMTAERFNELAIDIIRAGASKDVDLDMTLVKLKGLTKVRTTLNADQQTLLMQEVAAVLRANSISGHGAALPDDSFGVLTPANDQQAEARLMAEIDAVGQAVGLKSGALGPKMMSIHLKTGNLDHAAIKKALAYITQTFAKSPDQVPPTIEASLEAAMEDTVAEFSSIKSVIDNGDFQIVYQPIVRLYDRTVHHHEALLRLKDGRNLYDTINFSEQIGLIHDLDLAVCQKVLSAVSAQSDTVVAVNISGQSIASPQFGHDFRKLIQPYRNLNKRVMFEITETGEVKDFETARRFIAWLHQMSFRVCLDDFGSGAASYNYLRHFEVDFVKIDGPFLREAVNDNRQRALIRSIVSLSHELGCQVIGEMIENPEMDEMARQLSIEFGQGYLFGRPSPDLSSAAASAVTARRKGASDSWG